A single window of Mugil cephalus isolate CIBA_MC_2020 chromosome 1, CIBA_Mcephalus_1.1, whole genome shotgun sequence DNA harbors:
- the LOC125008894 gene encoding zinc finger protein 883-like — MSLEENFRELVIERLNTAPEEIVELFERTVVQYEEEIDRQRRLLDIARKPEIKLHRTDTAESLRELIIEGLSTTPEEIVALFERTVAQYEDEIHRQRRLLDITWNPEIKLHRIDFPQQCVWTMEMNSSLDQEEPPQIKEEQEQPETPWIKEEWDQPDPPQVKEEQEEPEPPRIKEEQEEPDPPRIKEEWDQPDPPQVKEEKEEPEPPHIKEEQEEPDPPQVKEEQEKPEPPRIKEEQEEPDPPQIKEELCSSQEGEHLVLNLKIDSFMESCTDEESEHNQSEPKGNQLLSYNSSVVKSPDQEGNKQVDSGSSRNAELSPKKRHQKDTGHRNNINNSPTSESQCVTDTGRKSFTCDICGRGFRLNSNMKTHYRTHTGEKPYSCTTCGKSFTGRSNFNVHMKIHIDEKPYPCETCGKAFRCKYKLYRHNRIHTGERPYSCETCGKNFKRRTGLTEHMMTHTGVRPYPCETCGKGFITRSHLIGHMTIHTGERPYSCETCGKTVARKSELNTHMRIHTGERPYRCGTCDKTFRTKTDLNKHMRIHTGERPYPCETCGKTFKARHECVVHMRTHTGEKPYPCETCGKTFTTNSSLTVHTRKHTVENLYSCETCGKTFTTRHEHVVHMRTHTNEQLYLCETCGKAFTTRSGLTWHMRNHTGEKPYCCETCGKTFKTNWELNKHMTVHTDKKPYSCETCGKAFKTNCELNKHMRIHTDKKPYSCSKTFKS, encoded by the exons ATGTCTTTAGAGGAGAATTTCAGAGAGTTGGTTATCGAGCGACTAAATACAGCTCCTGAAGAAATAGTCGaactctttgaaagaactgtcgtccagtacgaggaagagatcgatcgtcagcgcagactgctggatatcgCCCGGAAACCagagataaagttacacagaacAG ACACAGCTGAGAGTTTAAGAGAATTGATCATTGAGGGACTAAGTACTACTCCTGAAGAAATAGTCGCactctttgaaagaactgtTGCCCAGTATGAGGACGAGATCCATcgtcagcgcagactgctggatatcacctggaaTCCTGAGATAAAGTTGCACAGAATAG ACTTTCCACAGCAATGTGTATGGACTATGGAGATGAACTCCAGTCTGGACCAAGaggaacctccacagattaaagaggaacaggaacaaCCAGAAACTCCATGGATTAAAGAGGAATGGGATCAACCAGATCCTCCACAggttaaagaggaacaggaggaaccagaacctccacggattaaagaggaacaagaggaaccAGATCCTCCACGGATTAAAGAGGAATGGGATCAACCAGATCCTCCACAGGttaaggaggaaaaggaggaaccagaacctccacacattaaagaggaacaagaagaaCCAGATCCTCCACAggttaaagaggaacaggaaaaaccagaacctccacggattaaagaggaacaagaggaaccagatcctccacagattaaagaggaactcTGCAGCAGTCAGGAGGGAGAACATCTTGTTCTGAATCTGAAGATTGATTCCTTTATGGAGTCTTGCACTGATGAGGAAAGTGAGCACAATCAATCAGAACCAAAAGGTAATCAGCTCCTCTCTTACAACTCTTCTGTAGTTAAGAGCCCAGATCAGGAGGGAAACAAACAAGTGGACTCAGGATCAAGTAGAAATGCAGAACTCAGTCCAAAGAAGAGACATCAAAAAGACACAGGTCACAGGAACAATATAAACAACTCTCCCACGTCTGAGAGTCAATGTGTTACTGACACAGGTAGAAAGTCTTTCACATGTGATATCTGTGGAAGAGGCTTCAGGTTAAATAGCAATATGAAGACTCATTACAGAACCCACACAGGGGAGAAACCTTATAGTTGCACAACTTGCGGGAAGAGTTTCACTGGCCGGAGTAACTTCAATGTCCACATGAAGATTCACATAGATGAGAAACCATATCCCTGTGAAACATGTGGGAAAGCCTTTAGGTGTAAATATAAACTATATCGCCACAacaggattcacacaggtgagaggccATATTCCTGTGAAACGTGTGGTAAAAATTTCAAAAGACGAACTGGCTTAACTGAGCACATGATGACTCACACAGGTGTGAGGCCATAtccttgtgaaacatgtggGAAAGGCTTCATAACACGATCTCACTTAATTGGGCACATGAcaattcacacaggtgagaggccATATTCTTGTGAAACGTGTGGTAAAACCGTTGCAAGAAAAAGTGAATTAAATACccacatgaggattcacacaggcGAGAGACCGTATCGTTGTGGAACGTGTGATAAAACCTTCAGaacaaaaactgatttaaataaacacatgaggattcacaccGGTGAGAGACCATAtccttgtgaaacatgtggtaaaacatTCAAAGCAAGACATGAATGTGTTGTCCACATGagaactcacacaggtgagaaaccgtatccttgtgaaacatgtggtaaaaccttcacaACAAACTCTAGCTTAACTGTGCACACAAGGAAACATACAGTTGAGAATCTGTATTCTTGTGAAAcgtgtggtaaaaccttcacaACAAGACATGAACATGTtgtccacatgaggactcacacaaaTGAGCAACTGTACCTTTGTGAAACATGCGGTAAAGCGTTCACAACACGATCTGGATTGACTTGGCACATGAGGAATCATACAGGAGAGAAACCATATTGTTGTGAAAcgtgtggtaaaaccttcaaaacaaattgggaattaaataaacacatgacagTTCACACAGATAAGAAACCGTAttcttgtgaaacatgtggtaaGGCCTTCAAAACAAATtgtgaattaaataaacacatgagaATTCACACAGATAAGAAGCCGTATTCTTGTAGTAAAACCTTCAAAAGCTAA